The DNA region ACCTTGATCTGATATCCGCCGCCGTCCTTGAGTTCTTCGATGTCGATGCGGTGGTCGACTCCCGTGACCATTTCGATCAGGTAGCCGCGCAGTTGGTCGTCGATGCCTTGGATTTTGGTGAGGTCCCTTGCAGTTTGCAGCGCGGATTGCTGGAGGAACTGAGTGACGTCTTCGCCGACCGACTCGCCCATGCGCAATGTCCGCAGGTGTTGGAGTCCGGCCTTCAGTGATGCAGGCGACTTTCCACCGAGTACTGCATCGGCGACACCCCAGTTGCGGGCGTAATAGCCGAGGAGCATGGCATCCGGGTGGTCGGTGGGTGGTACGTCGGCGAGTGTCTTGGCGCGGTAGTCCGGGTGTCCGGTGATGGCTAGGTTTTGTTTCTCGGCACAAAGGGCGACCAACCACCCGCCCGAGCGCAGCGCGTAGTCGAGCAAGCCCTCACCACCGGCGTACTCCAGGTTGAAGGCACTTTGGCAGAAACCGCCATTGAAGGCGCGGCGCAGCGTGAGTTTCCAGCGCATTGCGTTGAGATGGGCTCGGTAGGCTTCGAGGTCTGATGTTGCCATCGCGATGAATGCCCACTTGTTCGAGAGGGTTTCGGTGGCGTGTCCCTGGTCGGCTCCTCCTTTTGGTCCGGTGGAGTACATGCGGGTGCTGTTTTCGGTGAAGAGTCGAGGTCCCCCGTGGATGAGGCTGGCAACGAGGTACGGGCCGTGGCGTCCGGAGTAGGTGGCGCCGGACTCTGCGGGTTCGAACGAGATTTTGTTGCGGGTGCGGCCGTAAGGGATGTGACCGTCCGGGCCGAGTTCCTGGGCGCGGTAGAGCACGAGGTCGAGCAGGTCTGTATCGACGGTGACCGGGGTTTTGCTGGCGACTGCCATGGCGCAGGCGGTGTGCGAGCCTCCGGTTGAGACACCGGTGCCGCCGTAGCCCGGGTTGTGGCCGTGGCCGACGGTGTAGTCGCCGGTCATCGCCTCTGTGAGCACGGCGTCGAGCCACGACTGGATGGCGGGGAGGACACGGTCGTCGCGGTAGCGTAGCCAGTACTCCGAGAGGAAGAGGGCAACGCAGGAGTTCGGCACAGCCCAGCCATCCGGGCGGGCTTTGAAGGCGACGTAGTGGGCGGCTTTTTCGATGTTGGACTTGTAGCGCTCATCGCCGGTTGCCATCAGTCCGAGTCCGGCCCACGCGGTGTCGTAGTGGTTGCCGGTATAGCCGAGCGGGCGTTGCCACGATCCGTCTTCCTGTTGTTGGCAGGCCAGCCACTCGGCTTGTTGAGCGATGATGTTGGCGGATTTCGTGCAGGTGGCCGGCGCTTTTGGATCGAACTGCCCCATCTTCGGGATGTCGAGCACGACGTCCTTCGCCTGACTGGCCAGCTGGCTTGGAATGGTGATCTGCGGGCGGGCGAGGATTTGTGCGACCACTGTGGCCGGGGCGACCGGACGTCCGTCGGCGGTCAGGGTCCATGTGCCTTCTGGAACGATGAAGTCGATCTCGGAATGGGCGTGTGCCTTCCAGCTGGACGTGGCTTCATCGACCTCCACGCTTCCCCATCCGGCGGCGCGGTGGATGACTTCGAGTTCGTGCAGGGGGATCTTCTTGTCGCCCGAGCTGAGGTAGACATTTTCCCAGGTGAACCCGTCGCTGCCGATGCCATTGCCGCCGTCGGTGACTTGGAGGCGGATGATGAACCCACCCTGGACCTGCTCGCTGAACGAGTGGGGTGGTTTGTTGCCGTGGTGGGAGAACTTCTGCTCGGTGACCGTGCGCCATTTTCCGTCGGGAGCTACCGGGAGGCGAGCGTTGCGCAGAACCTTGAAGCGGACTTTGCCGTTGGCTTCCGCGGCGTCGAGCAGCATGCCTGCGTGGATCTCGAGGCTACGCTTGTCCTGGAAGCGGTAGGGCTGGGGCAACTTGAGGCGGCTGGCGGTGACGAATGATTTTCCTTCCATTGCCACGATCAGATCGCCTGGCTGGAGTTTTCCTTCGGCGGGGCTGCCGGGGAGCACATCTTTCACCTCGAAGCAGTTGAGGAAGATGGCGCCAGTGTTGTCTTTGACCAGGGCAGGTGCGCGGTCGCGGAATGCGGGGAATGAGTTCCACGCGGTGTCGTGCATGTACGTGCGGATGCCGATGGGTCCCCAGTTGGTGTAGTAGCCTTGGGCGACTTTCGGGTCGGTGGTGCTGAACCAGACACCGTGGATGGCGTGGGTCCAGCCTTTCGCCCACTGGCGGGCGTCCTGGCGTTCGCCTCCGTAGATGGAGTTCCAATAATCCGGGCCGAGCGTCGGACTGGCGTAGGGCTGGGGTTTGATGCGTTGAGGAGGCAACGCGACGTCGTTGAATTCGCGGGGGACTGCTTCGCCGGTCGGTACGGGTGGGGTGTCCTGGCCGCTGGTCTTTTCGCGCTGCGAGAGCAGGTACGGATCGTCGTCGCGCATGTTGAACTCCTCTTGATCGACGGCGCTTGGCAGTGGGTGCGGATGGGGTGGCTCCGATTCGTCGCCTCCGAGGGCAACCGCATTGTTGCTTGGTAGCGGGTGCGGGTGTGGTGGTTCCGACTCGTCGCCGCCGAGGGTGAGTTCCGTCGGGGCTGGTGAGGAGTCGGTTTCGACGATGGGTTTGACCAGCGGGTAGAGGAAAAAGCCGACAATGGTGGCGACGAGGCAGAGGATGAGGTTTTTCATGGCGACGTGGTGATGTCGGGTACGCGCGGCGGGCAACTGCCGAGCGGGGCAATGGTGGCAATAGAACGATAACCTGTGGAACGGAATTTGATCAACGTTTGCAATTCCATTCGTGCGCGCTTCAGCCTGGGCGCGCAATTGTGCTGAATTCGGCAGAAATACAGAGAATTGGCTGGTATGGATTCGCTGGGTTGTGGCATTGCATCACCCCCAGCGTGTGCTAGCGTTGCCGGCCTTGGTGCCACGATTGAGGCACCTCATCCTGTAGTCATTCAGATGTCTGATTCACCTAATTCTAACGCCCCTGATAATCAGCCTTCGGGTCAACCACCCAAGAAGCGCTCACCACAGCGTCCGCCGAACCGTGACGGCGAGGAACAGAAACCATCCGGTTTCAATTGGCGGGGCATCATTTTGCTCGCGTTCGCGATTCTTTTGATTGGCTTTGCGGTTTACCAGCAGGGCGAGGACCGCGACACCAAGAAACTGACGTACACCGAGTTCCTGACCGAAGTGGAGGCCGGAACGGTGGCTCTCGACAGACCGGTGGTCGCATCGTTTGAGAGCGGGGCGGCAATGCAGACGCTCAGTGGTGAGTTTGCCACGCCGCAGGAAAGTGAGAATGGTCTGCAGAAGCGCAAGTTTGCAGTAAGCCTGCCTCTTACGTTGGAGCGTGATGCGCTGCTTGAGACCCTGCGCGAGAAGTCGCCTGGCTTCCAGTTCGACTACGAGGAAGACAACAGCATGGTCGGATTGATGCTGATCAATCTGTTGCCGATCCTTTTGATTCTGCTTTTGATCGTGTTCTTCCTGCGCCAGCAGATGAAGATGGCCGGTAAGGGCGCGATGGGCTTCGGCAAGAGCCGCGCCAAGTTGCTCAACCAGGACAAGAATCGCGTGACCTTCAAGGACGTGGCTGGTGTGGACGAAGCGAAAGAAGAAGTCTGGGAGCTCGTCGAGTTCCTGCGTGATCCGCACAAGTTCCAGACCCTCGGTGGTATGTTGCCGAAGGGTGTGTTGATGGTGGGTTCGCCGGGTACCGGTAAGACCTTGCTTGCCAAGGCAATCGCGGGTGAAGCAGACGTGCCGTTCTTCAGCATCAGTGGTTCCGACTTTGTGGAGATGTTCGTGGGTGTCGGTGCATCGCGAGTGCGTGACATGTTCGAGCAGGGCAAGAAGAATGCGCCATGCTTGATTTTCATCGACGAGATCGATGCGGTCGGTCGTCACCGTGGTCACGGCATGGGCGGTGGTCATGACGAGCGCGAGCAGACACTCAACCAGTTGCTGGTGGAGATGGACGGATTCGATACCCAGGATGGTGTGATCATCATTGCAGCAACCAACCGTGCAGACGTTCTCGACCCTGCGCTCTTGCGTCCGGGCCGCTTCGACCGCCAGGTCACCGTGGACCTTCCTGATATCAAGGGCCGTGAAGAGATTCTCCGCGTGCATGCCAAGCGCGCCAAGGTTTCGGCCTCGGTGGATCTGAGCGTGATCGCCCGCGGAACTCCGGGGTATTCCGGTGCTGAGTTGGCCAACGTGATCAACGAAGCTGCATTGCTTGCCGCCCGCCGCGGACTCAAGGCGATCGGCATGGCTGAAATGGAAGAAGCCCGTGACAAAGTGCGCTGGGGTAAAGAACGCCGTAGCCTCGCGCTGAGCGACAAAGAGAAGGAAAACACAGCAGTCCACGAAGCGGGCCATGCGATCCTTCTTGAAGAACTTCAGCACACCGATCCGCTGCACAAGGTGACGATTATCCCACGTGGCCCATCGCTCGGATCGACCATGTGGTTGCCTGAAGAGGACAAGCACAACTTCCGCAAGAACGAGTTGGTGGACCAGATCTGCGTCGCCATGGGTGGCCGCGTGGCGGAAGAGATTGTCTTCGGTGACGTGACCATTGGTGCTTCTGGTGACATTCGCCAGGCGACAGGCATCGCCCGCCGCATGGTGTGTGAGTGGGGCATGAGCGACAAGCTTGGCATGGTCGAGTACGGCAGCGATTCGGAGCCTGTGTTTGTGGCTCGCGACATGGGCCGCGGATCGAGCTACAGCGCGGCAACCGCCAAGATTATCGATGACGAGGTGAAGCTCCTGATCGACACGGCTTACCAGCGCGCTACCGACATTTTGACTGCCAAGCGTGCGGAACTCGATGCAATTGCCAAGGCGTTGCTCGAATACGAAACTCTCGATGCCAAGCACATTCGCCAGATCATGGAGACCGGTGTGCTGAGCGACCCGCCAAAGCCGGTGACGCCGCCTGCGGTGCCGAACTCGCCAAGCAAGCCGTCCGGACCAGACAAAGGGGATGGCGATGACGAGGACGAGGATGGTATTGCACCGCCGGACCTCGCTGGCGCTCCTGCGTAAGGGGGAGGTTTTAAACAAACAACGGCCGCGGATCGTGATTGATCCGCGGCCGTTTTGTTTCCAAGTGTCGAGGGTGGGAGCCTCAGGCGCTGAGCAGGTTCTTGAGCTCGTCGAGTGCGGGGACACGTCCGCTGACGGCGAGCTTGCCATCGATGACGAGCGCGGGTGTGACCATGACCCCGTAGTCGGCGAACTTGAGGAAGTCGGTGACTTTTTCCAATTCGTAGTTGATGCCGAGCTCGTCGGCGGCTTGGCGGGTGAGGTCTGCGAGGGTGTTGCACTTGGTGCAGCCGGATCCGAGGATGTGGAGTTTCTTCATGTGGGTGTGTGGTTAGAGAATCGGCGCGGCGAGGCAGCCTGCCAGTGTGCTGAAGGCGACGACCAGTGCGACGTAGGTGAGGGTTTTGGTGGTGCCGATGACGCTGCGGATGACGAGCATATTGGGAAGGCTCAAGGCTGGGCCGGCGAGGAGCAGGGCAAGCGCCGCCCCCGGGCTCATGCCTGCGCTTTGCAGTCCTTCTACGATGGGGATCTCCGTCAGGGTGGCAAAGTACATCAACGAACCGGCTAGAGCGGCGCCGAGGATGGGGAGTGTGCCGTCGCCTCCTACAAGCGAGGCGACCCACTCCGATGGAATCCATCCCTCGCTTTCCGGTGTGCCCAAAAGAAGCCCAGCAATGAACACGCCGCCGAGCAGAAGTGGCGTGACTTGCTTGGTGAACGACCACGTTTGACGCCACCAGTCTCCGAGTTGGTCGGGTTGTCCCGCTGTGATCCACACCAAGGCTCCCAGAGCGCAGGAGAACGCAATCAGTGGCTGGTCGGGCGCTGCAACTGCAGCAGCGATGACCACTGCGGCGGAGATGCCGAGGCGTGCTTTGGATGCTCCGAACCAGGCGGCTAATGTGAGAGCGAGTCCGGCTCCACAAGTCGCTACGCCCCACCATTTGATGCTGAAGATGGAGGCGAAGAATGGGTGGTCGGAAGGTGCCCAGTTGGCGAGGATGAGCAACAACACCAGGAGTGCGATGAGTGTGGCGGAGTGATGCGTCGGTCTGGTGTCGTCGGTGGGGGGGAGTTGTGCCTGTGTGGCACTCCGATCGGATTCGCTCTTGCGGAAGAGCGTCGCCATCAGCGAGCCAATGACGATGCTGAAGATAACGGCGGCGATTCCTCGAGCGAGTCCGAGTTCCACGCCGAGCACTTTGGTGCTCATCACGATGGCCAGTACGCTGATGGCGGGGCCGGCGTAGAGGAAGGTGGTGGCTGGGCCGAGCCCTGCGCCCATCCGGTGGATTCCGGCAAAGAGCGGAAGCACTGTGCAGGAACAGACTGCGAGGATGGTGCCGGAGATCGATGCCACTCCGTAGGCGGCTGTCCGCTTGGCTTTGGCTCCGAGATACTTCATCACCGAACCTTGGTTGATCAGCGACGCAATGGCTCCGGCGATGAAGAACGCTGGCAGGAGGCAGAACACGACGTGCTCCCTTGCGTACCACTTGGTGAGGTTGAGTGCGCCGGTGATGCCCTGTTGGAACCTGGCGGAGTCTACGGGCATCCACCAGATGGCAAGGAAGACGAGGGTGAGAGTCGTGGCTTTCTTCCACTCGATGCGTTGGTTGCCCATGGTTAGGATCAGGTGAGGTTAGGCGCAGCAGGGTGTCGAGCTTTGGTGGTCGGGCTCTGTGTGTTCGATGCACTCGGCAAAGCTGAGTACGCACGGGTAGCTGAGATGGTAGAAAACTTGTTGGCCGCGGCGTTCGTCGCGTAAGACCCCGGCAACACGTAGCACGGCGAGATGACGCGATGCGGTAGGTGGCGTGCATCCCGCGATGGTGGCGAGTTGGGTGGCAGGGAGCGGGCCGTCGGCCAGAGCGTGGACCATTGCCATGCGGCCAGGGTGGGCGAGCGCTTTGAAGACACTCGCCTGACGTGCGATCAGCGCGGGGCACGGACGTGAGGAGGAGCTCATGGGATGAACTTTTCGTCATTTCGCTAAATCCTCAAACGTCTAGGCCGGTTTGTGCCGGATTGCTGGAATCTGCGGTTGTACCAGAAGGGGGCTGGAAACGAATAAACCCGGAGTAAGGACCTCATTAGGTGCTTACTCCGGGTTTACTGGGGAGTCGTCAGATTAGCAGGCTGCAGCGGCGCAGCTTACAGACCTGGCTTGGTCGAGGCACTCGGTGAACCCGAGCACGCAGGTGTAACTTAGTTCGTAAACGGTTTGCGGGCCGTGAACGTCCGCGCTAATGACCCCGGCGTTGCGGAGGATCCGCAAGTGGCGCGAGGTGAGGGTGGGCGAGCAGTCGATGGTGCGGGCGAGGCTGTAGGACGGCTGGGGGCCGTTGGCCAGAGCGTGCACGATGGCGAGTCTGCTCGGATCGGATAGCGCATGGAACACAACCCCGTATCTCGCCAGTTGGCTGGCATTTGGAGTGTTAGGTGAACTCATGAGGAGGCGAAAGTGCCGCCGATCGTTCTCAATTCAATGCATTGGGGTGGATTGTGCGGATTTCCTATTGGTGGTGTTTCTGAATAATCCAAATGGATCCCGTTCTCACGGTGGTTTCGAGAAGTTGGTGGGGTTTGTGTTGTGCGGATTTGCGAAATGGAAGGAGTGGGGGCTAAGGTTGCCGTGGTGCAATTCCGGTCCGGCGTGCGTAGAGCTTTGCCTGGAGGTCGGCGAGTGCTTGTTGATCCCCGTTTAATCGCTGCGCGGTGGCGACGTGGTGCGGGGATTGGGCGCTGAGTAACAGGAGCATCAGCGTGATCGACCCGAGCGTGCTCAAGGGGACTCCGATGTCGCCGGAGGAAAGGGCGGCCGGGATCCCTAGAGCAAAGAGCAAGGTCAGGCCGGAGAGAAAAGTAAAGCGCAGCCAGTCGACCCCGCCTCTGGGCATTTGAACCGAGATGCGGTCGGCACAGGTTCGGTTGCGCAGAG from Sulfuriroseicoccus oceanibius includes:
- a CDS encoding DUF6288 domain-containing protein; the encoded protein is MKNLILCLVATIVGFFLYPLVKPIVETDSSPAPTELTLGGDESEPPHPHPLPSNNAVALGGDESEPPHPHPLPSAVDQEEFNMRDDDPYLLSQREKTSGQDTPPVPTGEAVPREFNDVALPPQRIKPQPYASPTLGPDYWNSIYGGERQDARQWAKGWTHAIHGVWFSTTDPKVAQGYYTNWGPIGIRTYMHDTAWNSFPAFRDRAPALVKDNTGAIFLNCFEVKDVLPGSPAEGKLQPGDLIVAMEGKSFVTASRLKLPQPYRFQDKRSLEIHAGMLLDAAEANGKVRFKVLRNARLPVAPDGKWRTVTEQKFSHHGNKPPHSFSEQVQGGFIIRLQVTDGGNGIGSDGFTWENVYLSSGDKKIPLHELEVIHRAAGWGSVEVDEATSSWKAHAHSEIDFIVPEGTWTLTADGRPVAPATVVAQILARPQITIPSQLASQAKDVVLDIPKMGQFDPKAPATCTKSANIIAQQAEWLACQQQEDGSWQRPLGYTGNHYDTAWAGLGLMATGDERYKSNIEKAAHYVAFKARPDGWAVPNSCVALFLSEYWLRYRDDRVLPAIQSWLDAVLTEAMTGDYTVGHGHNPGYGGTGVSTGGSHTACAMAVASKTPVTVDTDLLDLVLYRAQELGPDGHIPYGRTRNKISFEPAESGATYSGRHGPYLVASLIHGGPRLFTENSTRMYSTGPKGGADQGHATETLSNKWAFIAMATSDLEAYRAHLNAMRWKLTLRRAFNGGFCQSAFNLEYAGGEGLLDYALRSGGWLVALCAEKQNLAITGHPDYRAKTLADVPPTDHPDAMLLGYYARNWGVADAVLGGKSPASLKAGLQHLRTLRMGESVGEDVTQFLQQSALQTARDLTKIQGIDDQLRGYLIEMVTGVDHRIDIEELKDGGGYQIKVTSQHPFAGASLDPSALGSTGALMQGSVRFANDSTLRSAPTPITLDSNEGVNWNDWHTRTQMVPVDPKEAGIVETDAIFDYQIGDIPVRYTRRITFDQGEDWGNSEKLRKVINDRRIWVRGTLNKDHARWNISFTLPSGQIIAAATQGNDLMVRDPQGDWMSPQDHALLAGSECEFCFTSAWQRFEARVPEVKLLSSPALIDINTIVDENSQPLTDTKELLAGEVAHVPVGTTDSITLNLDGPHRVRAMDFRADKVWAVEIDSWQNDRWQVVYIGKPDTFVRTLIPTETDKLRIRFTNKNDQAALKMLRLYDK
- the ftsH gene encoding ATP-dependent zinc metalloprotease FtsH, which translates into the protein MSDSPNSNAPDNQPSGQPPKKRSPQRPPNRDGEEQKPSGFNWRGIILLAFAILLIGFAVYQQGEDRDTKKLTYTEFLTEVEAGTVALDRPVVASFESGAAMQTLSGEFATPQESENGLQKRKFAVSLPLTLERDALLETLREKSPGFQFDYEEDNSMVGLMLINLLPILLILLLIVFFLRQQMKMAGKGAMGFGKSRAKLLNQDKNRVTFKDVAGVDEAKEEVWELVEFLRDPHKFQTLGGMLPKGVLMVGSPGTGKTLLAKAIAGEADVPFFSISGSDFVEMFVGVGASRVRDMFEQGKKNAPCLIFIDEIDAVGRHRGHGMGGGHDEREQTLNQLLVEMDGFDTQDGVIIIAATNRADVLDPALLRPGRFDRQVTVDLPDIKGREEILRVHAKRAKVSASVDLSVIARGTPGYSGAELANVINEAALLAARRGLKAIGMAEMEEARDKVRWGKERRSLALSDKEKENTAVHEAGHAILLEELQHTDPLHKVTIIPRGPSLGSTMWLPEEDKHNFRKNELVDQICVAMGGRVAEEIVFGDVTIGASGDIRQATGIARRMVCEWGMSDKLGMVEYGSDSEPVFVARDMGRGSSYSAATAKIIDDEVKLLIDTAYQRATDILTAKRAELDAIAKALLEYETLDAKHIRQIMETGVLSDPPKPVTPPAVPNSPSKPSGPDKGDGDDEDEDGIAPPDLAGAPA
- a CDS encoding thioredoxin family protein → MKKLHILGSGCTKCNTLADLTRQAADELGINYELEKVTDFLKFADYGVMVTPALVIDGKLAVSGRVPALDELKNLLSA
- a CDS encoding permease, which produces MGNQRIEWKKATTLTLVFLAIWWMPVDSARFQQGITGALNLTKWYAREHVVFCLLPAFFIAGAIASLINQGSVMKYLGAKAKRTAAYGVASISGTILAVCSCTVLPLFAGIHRMGAGLGPATTFLYAGPAISVLAIVMSTKVLGVELGLARGIAAVIFSIVIGSLMATLFRKSESDRSATQAQLPPTDDTRPTHHSATLIALLVLLLILANWAPSDHPFFASIFSIKWWGVATCGAGLALTLAAWFGASKARLGISAAVVIAAAVAAPDQPLIAFSCALGALVWITAGQPDQLGDWWRQTWSFTKQVTPLLLGGVFIAGLLLGTPESEGWIPSEWVASLVGGDGTLPILGAALAGSLMYFATLTEIPIVEGLQSAGMSPGAALALLLAGPALSLPNMLVIRSVIGTTKTLTYVALVVAFSTLAGCLAAPIL
- a CDS encoding ArsR/SmtB family transcription factor, producing the protein MSSSSRPCPALIARQASVFKALAHPGRMAMVHALADGPLPATQLATIAGCTPPTASRHLAVLRVAGVLRDERRGQQVFYHLSYPCVLSFAECIEHTEPDHQSSTPCCA
- a CDS encoding ArsR/SmtB family transcription factor → MSSPNTPNASQLARYGVVFHALSDPSRLAIVHALANGPQPSYSLARTIDCSPTLTSRHLRILRNAGVISADVHGPQTVYELSYTCVLGFTECLDQARSVSCAAAAC